The Motilibacter peucedani sequence CGCCGTCGCCGCGAGCCCCGTCTGGCTCGCCCTGAGCGCGGCGCCGGCCTCCGCAGCGCCCGCCACCGGTTGGCTGCGCCTGGCGCACCTCTCGCCGGACACCCCCGCGGTGGACATCTACCTCTCGTCCTACGCGGGCGGCAAGCCCGTGGTGCTCAAGGACGTCTCCTACGGCGACGTCGGGTCCTACATGTCGGTGCCGCGCGGCACGTACACGGCCACCATGCGCCTCGCCGGCAGTGCGGGCGCCAGCTCGCCCGTGCTCGAGGGCACCGCGCAGGTCAACGCGGGCAAGGCCTACACCGTGGCCGCGGTCGGGCTGCGCAAGGACCTCACCGCGAAGGTGCTCGGCGACGACCTGACGCCTCCGCCCGCCGACAAGGGCCGCGTCCGCCTGATCCAGGCCTCGACCCGGGCCGAGCAGGTCGACGTCAAGGCGATCGGCGGCCCGACCCTCGCGACAGCTGCGGAGTTCGGCACCTCCACCGGCTACGCCACCATCGGCGCCGGGCGCTGGAGCGTACGGGTGACGCCCCTCGACGGCAGCGCGAAGCCCGTCACGACGTCGGTCGACGTGCCCGCCGGCCGGATCAGCTCGGTGCTGGTGCTGGACGGTTCCGAGCCGGACTCGCTGACGCTGAAGACGACCTCCGACAGCTCCGGATCGGCCGTCGTCCCGAAGGGTGGCGTCGCCACGGGCTACGGCCCGGTCGCGTCCGGCGGGCGCGACGAGCACCTGGCGGGAGCCGGGCTCGCCGGCGCGGCGCTGCTCGGAGTGCTCGTCGTCGCCGCACGCCTGCGCACGACGCGTCCGGTGCCGGCGCCCGTCCGCGCACGCCGCGGGCGGTGACCCGCCTGGCCGCCGCCCTCGTCGCGGCCGGGCTCGCCCTGACCGCGTGCGCCGGTCCCGGCGGGCGGGCGTCCACCGCGACGGCGACGTCCGCGGCCACCTCCGCCACCTCCACCCCCGCCGCCGCCACCTCCGGCGCCTCGGCCGACGCGCGGGCAGCCGAGCCGGCGGCGACCCCGGACCCGACGGGGCCGGCGCCGCTGCCCTCCCGGGTCGCGGTGCCGGTCCGGCTCGAAGTGCCGGCGATCCGGGTCTCCGCGCCGCTCGACACCCTGCGCCTGGGTGCCGACGGCGAGCTCGAGAAGCCCCCGCACTGGGACCGGCCCGGGTGGTACTCCGGCGGCGCGGTGCCTGGGGAGCCGGGCCCGGCGGTCATCGCGGGCCACGTCGACTCCCCTACCGGTCCCGCGGTGTTCTGGCGGCTGCGCGAGCTCGCCCGCGGGGACCGCATCACGGTCCGGCTCTCCGACGGGACGGCCGCCCGCTTCGACGTGACGCGCGTCGAGCAGGCGGCGAAGGACGCGTTCCCGTCAGCGGAGGTCTACGGACCGACGCCCGACCGCGAGCTCCGGCTGATCACGTGCGCCGGGGTCTACGACAAGGGCGCAGGCGGCTACAGGGACAACCGCATCGTGTTCGCCGTGGCGACGTGAGCGGCCTCGACCTCGACGCCGGCCTCCTCGGGCGGTAGCGGGCCGAACCCGGGCCGGTAGCTCACGACGCGGGCGGGCACGCCGACCGCCACGGCACCGCGCGGGATGTCGCGGGTGACCACCGCACCAGCACCGACGACCGCGCCCTCACCGATGCGTACGCCGGGCAGCACCACGCTGTGGCTGCCCACCCACGCGTCCTCCTCGATCACCACGGGCTCGGTGACGAAGCCCTGGTGCAGGATCGGCAGGTCCGGGTTGTCGAAGGCGTGGTTCTCGTCGTGGATCGAGACGTACTCGCCGATCTGCACGCGGTCGCCGATCTCGACCGAGTGGCGGGCGGAGAGGTAGAGGCCGCGGTTGGCGAAGACCTTCGAGCCGATCCGCAGCGTCCCCTGCACCGTGATGGTCGCGTCTCGCAGGATCTGTGTCGATGCACCGACCCAGAAGGTGGCGCCCGGCTCCACCACGATCTCCGCACCCCGGTGGATCAGGAAGCCCGAGCCGCGGATCCGTCGGTGCCGCGCGCGCAGCAGGACCGTGCGGCACGCGGGCCGGACCATCTGCGCCGTCAGCTTGGGCATCCCTAGAGCGTGCCGCCCCCCGCGTCGTCGCGCCACTGCTTCGGCGAGGATGCCCCGTACGGCTCATGCTGAGGCGACGTCCGAGATGGCGGCGTGACGTGGAGCACACTGGCGATCCGGGGGTCGCACCTGCCACGAATCCAGGTGTGTCCACGGAGAGCCGGCCCCCGCGCCCGGCGAGCGCCACGGCGTCCGACTCCGACCTCAGCAGCGCTCTGGTCGCCGTCGGCAAGGGTGACGCGGCCGCGTTCGACCTGCTCTACCAGGCCACCCGCCGCGCCCTGTGGGCCCGGGCTGACGCCGTGCTGCACGACCCTGACCTCTCCGAGGAGGTCGCTCAGGAGGTGCTGGCCCAGGTGTGGGTGCAGGCATCGCGCTTCGACCCGTCGCAAGGTGCGGCCATGGCTTGGCTCAGCGCCATCACCCACCGGCGTGCGGTCGACCGCGTGCGCTCCGTGCAGGCGGAGCGGCGGCGGGACCGCGAGCACCAGTTCTCCAACGAACGGCTCCTCGCGGAGGTCGACGTCGACGAAGTGGTCGCTGTCCGGCTGGCCACCGAGGAGGTGCGCCGTCAGCTGGGCGTGCTGCCGGCCGTCCAGCGCGAGGCGGTGGTCCTGTCCTTCTTCGCCGGCCGGACGCACGTGCAGATCTCCGAGCAGCTCGGGGTCCCGCTCGGCACGGTGAAGTCGCGCATCCGCGACGGCCTGCTCCGCCTCGCGGCCGCGGTGGACGGGATGTCCGGCGGTGCGCCTTCGCTCAGCCCGCCCGCAGCACCAGGGTCGACCGGCCGGTGATCTCGACGCGCGCGCCGGGGGCGTACTCGACCGGCAGCGCGTCGTCGTCGGCGGTGTCGATGACGAGCTCCCACCGGCCGCCGAGGGTTCCCGTGGGCGGCAGCGTGATGGTGCGGTCCTCGGGCCCCGAGTGGAGCAGGACGAGGAACGTCGAGCCGACGAGCCGCTCGCCGCGCGGTCCGCGGCGGCGGACGGTGAGGCCCGACAGGCGTACGCCCAGGGTGCGGGTGGAGGGGTCGAACCACGTACCCTCCTCCATCTCGCGCCCCTCGGAGGTGAACCACGCGATGTCCTTGGGGCCGCCCGGCTCGAGCGGCCGGCCCTCGAAGAAGTGCTTCTGCCGCAGGGCGACGTTCGAGCGGCGCAGGTCGAGCACGCGCCGGGTGAAGGCGAGCAGCGCCTCCTGCGGCTCGTCGAGGTCCCAGGGCATCCAGGAGATCGCGTTGTCCTGGCAGTAGGCGTTGTTGTTGCCGTGCTGGGTGCGGCCGAACTCGTCGCCCGCCGTGAGCATGGGTACGCCTGTGGCGAGCAGGAGCGTCACCAGCATGTTGCGCTGCTGGCGGGCCCGCAGGGCGAGGATCGAGGCGTCAGCCGTCTCGCCCTCGGCACCGCAGTTCCACGACCGGTTGTCGTCCGTGCCGTCGCGCCCGTCCTCGCCGTTGGCCGCGTTGTGCTTGCGGTCGTAGGAGACGAGGTCGCGCAGGGTGAAGCCGTCGTGCGCGGTGACGAAGTTGACCGACGCGTGGGGCCGGCGGGTGCCGTAGATGTCGCTCGAGCCGGAGACGCGGTAGGCGATCTCGCGCACCCCGGCCGTGGCGCCGCGCCAGAAGTCCCTGACACCGTTGCGGAACTTGTCGTTCCACTCGGCCCACGGCGACGGGAACTCGCCGACGCGGTAGCCGCCCCAGCCGACGTCCCACGGCTCGGCGATGAGCTTGACGTTGCGCAGGACCGGGTCCTGGCGCGCGGCGATGAGGAAGGGGCCGTTCATGTCGACGTCGCCGCCCTCGCGGCGCGCGAGAGTCGTGGCCAGGTCGAAGCGGAAGCCGTCGACGTGCATCTCCTGCACCCAGTAGCGCAGGGAGTCGAGCACCAGCTGGAGCACCTGCGGGTGCGAGGCGTTGACGCTGTTGCCGCAGCCGGTGTAGTCGGCATTCGCTGCACCATGGCGGTGGTAGTAGATGGCATTGTCGATGCCTCGGAACGACAGCACCGGCCCGTCGGGCCCCGCCTCGGCCGTGTGGTTGTAGACCACGTCGAGGATGACCTCGAGCCCCGCGGCGTGCAGCGTCTTGACCATGTCCTTGAACTCGCGCACCTGCTCGCCGCGGCTGCCGCCGGACGCGTAGGCGTGGTGGGGCGCGAAGAACGCGGCCGTGTTGTAGCCCCAGTAGTTCGTCAGGCCGCGCGCCTCGAGGAACGGCTCGCTCCGGAACTGGTGCACGGGCAGCAGCTCGACGGCCGTGATGCCGAGCGACACGAGGTAGTCGACGACCGCGGGGTGGGCGAGCCCGGCGTAGGTGCCGCGCAGCTCCGGCGGCACCTCCGGGTGCAGCCGGGTGAGGCCGCGCAGGTGCGCCTCGTAGATGACGGTGTCGGTCCACGAGGTCTGCGG is a genomic window containing:
- a CDS encoding class F sortase, giving the protein MTRLAAALVAAGLALTACAGPGGRASTATATSAATSATSTPAAATSGASADARAAEPAATPDPTGPAPLPSRVAVPVRLEVPAIRVSAPLDTLRLGADGELEKPPHWDRPGWYSGGAVPGEPGPAVIAGHVDSPTGPAVFWRLRELARGDRITVRLSDGTAARFDVTRVEQAAKDAFPSAEVYGPTPDRELRLITCAGVYDKGAGGYRDNRIVFAVAT
- a CDS encoding acyltransferase — its product is MPKLTAQMVRPACRTVLLRARHRRIRGSGFLIHRGAEIVVEPGATFWVGASTQILRDATITVQGTLRIGSKVFANRGLYLSARHSVEIGDRVQIGEYVSIHDENHAFDNPDLPILHQGFVTEPVVIEEDAWVGSHSVVLPGVRIGEGAVVGAGAVVTRDIPRGAVAVGVPARVVSYRPGFGPLPPEEAGVEVEAAHVATANTMRLSL
- the glgX gene encoding glycogen debranching protein GlgX; amino-acid sequence: MTELGTTAPAVPWPGEPHPLGATWDGVGTNVALWSEHAEWVELAVLDDDDTELCIPLTERSLNVWHAYVPDLRPGTRYGFRVSGPWAPDQGHRFTPDALLLDPYALAVDSLADGRLVSVVVDPGYDWGDDRAPQTSWTDTVIYEAHLRGLTRLHPEVPPELRGTYAGLAHPAVVDYLVSLGITAVELLPVHQFRSEPFLEARGLTNYWGYNTAAFFAPHHAYASGGSRGEQVREFKDMVKTLHAAGLEVILDVVYNHTAEAGPDGPVLSFRGIDNAIYYHRHGAANADYTGCGNSVNASHPQVLQLVLDSLRYWVQEMHVDGFRFDLATTLARREGGDVDMNGPFLIAARQDPVLRNVKLIAEPWDVGWGGYRVGEFPSPWAEWNDKFRNGVRDFWRGATAGVREIAYRVSGSSDIYGTRRPHASVNFVTAHDGFTLRDLVSYDRKHNAANGEDGRDGTDDNRSWNCGAEGETADASILALRARQQRNMLVTLLLATGVPMLTAGDEFGRTQHGNNNAYCQDNAISWMPWDLDEPQEALLAFTRRVLDLRRSNVALRQKHFFEGRPLEPGGPKDIAWFTSEGREMEEGTWFDPSTRTLGVRLSGLTVRRRGPRGERLVGSTFLVLLHSGPEDRTITLPPTGTLGGRWELVIDTADDDALPVEYAPGARVEITGRSTLVLRAG
- a CDS encoding DUF4397 domain-containing protein, whose amino-acid sequence is MTRIRAAVLALAVAASPVWLALSAAPASAAPATGWLRLAHLSPDTPAVDIYLSSYAGGKPVVLKDVSYGDVGSYMSVPRGTYTATMRLAGSAGASSPVLEGTAQVNAGKAYTVAAVGLRKDLTAKVLGDDLTPPPADKGRVRLIQASTRAEQVDVKAIGGPTLATAAEFGTSTGYATIGAGRWSVRVTPLDGSAKPVTTSVDVPAGRISSVLVLDGSEPDSLTLKTTSDSSGSAVVPKGGVATGYGPVASGGRDEHLAGAGLAGAALLGVLVVAARLRTTRPVPAPVRARRGR
- a CDS encoding sigma-70 family RNA polymerase sigma factor, which produces MSTESRPPRPASATASDSDLSSALVAVGKGDAAAFDLLYQATRRALWARADAVLHDPDLSEEVAQEVLAQVWVQASRFDPSQGAAMAWLSAITHRRAVDRVRSVQAERRRDREHQFSNERLLAEVDVDEVVAVRLATEEVRRQLGVLPAVQREAVVLSFFAGRTHVQISEQLGVPLGTVKSRIRDGLLRLAAAVDGMSGGAPSLSPPAAPGSTGR